A genomic segment from Dermatobacter hominis encodes:
- a CDS encoding NAD(P)/FAD-dependent oxidoreductase yields MRIVVLGAGFGGLELTSRLSEELGDAADVVLIDKADGFVFGFSKLDVMFGRTVADAVVHPYADVVKPGVRFVQAEVTSIDPVGRRVGTDAGTFDADVLVVALGADLDPSATPGLVEAGHEFYTVAGAFELRDVLADFGGGRVVVGVTSTPFKCPPAPSETALLVHDHLTALGVRDTSEIALVMPLGRPIPPSPAASEALLEAFAARGIAWHPEQLVASLDPARKVAVCADGTELPFDLFLGVPVHRVPDVVAASGLCVDGWIPVDPLTLQTSFPDVYAVGDVTSVGTPKAGVFAEGQASVVADALIARVRAEGDGSTYDGRGTCYLEFGHDQVAKVEVTFLSGQAPNGALQGPSAELAADKRDFGSTRIRRWFGREWQTTPA; encoded by the coding sequence ATGAGGATCGTGGTGCTCGGCGCCGGCTTCGGCGGGCTCGAGCTGACCTCCCGGTTGTCCGAGGAGCTGGGCGACGCCGCCGACGTCGTGCTGATCGACAAGGCCGACGGGTTCGTCTTCGGCTTCTCGAAGCTCGACGTGATGTTCGGCCGCACGGTCGCCGACGCCGTCGTCCACCCCTATGCGGACGTGGTGAAGCCCGGCGTGCGGTTCGTGCAGGCGGAGGTCACGTCGATCGACCCGGTCGGCCGGCGGGTCGGGACCGATGCCGGCACCTTCGACGCCGACGTGCTGGTCGTCGCGCTCGGTGCCGACCTGGATCCCTCGGCCACGCCCGGGCTCGTCGAGGCGGGCCACGAGTTCTACACGGTGGCGGGGGCGTTCGAGCTGCGCGACGTGCTGGCCGACTTCGGCGGCGGGCGGGTCGTCGTGGGGGTCACCTCGACGCCGTTCAAGTGCCCGCCGGCGCCGAGCGAGACCGCGCTGCTGGTGCACGACCACCTCACCGCCCTCGGCGTGCGCGACACATCCGAGATCGCGCTCGTCATGCCGCTCGGCCGGCCGATCCCGCCCTCCCCGGCGGCGTCCGAGGCGCTCCTCGAGGCCTTCGCCGCGCGCGGCATCGCCTGGCACCCCGAGCAGCTCGTCGCCTCGCTCGACCCGGCGAGGAAGGTCGCCGTCTGCGCCGACGGCACCGAGCTGCCGTTCGACCTGTTCCTCGGCGTCCCGGTGCACCGGGTGCCCGACGTGGTGGCGGCGTCCGGCCTGTGCGTCGACGGCTGGATCCCGGTCGACCCGCTGACCCTGCAGACGTCCTTCCCCGACGTGTACGCCGTCGGCGACGTGACGAGCGTGGGGACGCCCAAGGCCGGCGTGTTCGCCGAGGGCCAGGCGTCGGTGGTGGCCGACGCGCTGATCGCCCGGGTCCGGGCGGAGGGCGACGGCTCGACCTACGACGGCCGCGGCACCTGCTACCTCGAGTTCGGCCACGACCAGGTGGCCAAGGTCGAGGTGACGTTCCTCAGCGGGCAGGCGCCGAACGGCGCGCTCCAGGGACCGTCGGCCGAGCTCGCGGCGGACAAGCGGGACTTCGGCTCGACGCGGATCCGACGCTGGTTCGGCCGGGAGTGGCAGACGACGCCGGCGTGA
- a CDS encoding ABC transporter ATP-binding protein: MSDVNTWMALRSAMQDDGRPRRAVDRATWGRVAAFARPHRKRISGYLVLSTISAGLGVLIPVLAGIAVDEIVDGSGVGVVVGIAVAIAVVSLLDSVVGVGERFVSARLGEEFILDLRRRVFDHVQSLPVAFFNRTRTGALVSRLNNDVIGAQRAFTSALAGIVTNVIVVALTVAVMARLSWPITLLAVVLLPLFVVPARRVGAKVGALDREAAEHNAAMTSQMSERFSAPGATLVKLFGRPAEESEAFGARAGRVRDIGVRTAVVSAVFMRSLSLVSGLALALIYGLGGVLAVRGQLDAGTIVTLALLVNRLYAPLTALATARLDVVTAMVSFERVFEVLDIEPLIREPERPRPLPPGPVSVELDHVRFAYPAADRISLASLEEVSVLDDRLGREVLHDVSLHAGPGRTVALVGPSGAGKSTIASLVPRLYDVDAGAVRIGGVDVRDLSFADLQRAVGVVTQDGHLFHDTVRANLLYAAPAADTDELWHALSAARLDEVIRSLPDGLDTVLGERGYRLSGGERQRLTIARLLLAGPRVVVLDEATAHLDAESEHAVQEALAVALAGRTAIVIAHRLSTIRSADEICVVEGGRVVEQGTHAELLARDGRYADLYRTQYADQDVVP, from the coding sequence ATGAGCGACGTGAACACGTGGATGGCGCTGCGCAGCGCCATGCAGGACGACGGACGGCCCCGGCGGGCCGTCGACCGGGCGACGTGGGGTCGGGTGGCGGCCTTCGCCCGGCCGCACAGGAAGCGGATCTCCGGCTACCTCGTCCTGTCGACGATCTCGGCCGGGCTCGGCGTGCTGATCCCGGTCCTGGCGGGCATCGCCGTCGACGAGATCGTCGACGGGTCCGGCGTCGGCGTCGTCGTCGGGATCGCCGTGGCGATCGCCGTGGTCTCGCTCCTCGACTCGGTCGTCGGCGTCGGCGAGCGCTTCGTGTCGGCACGGCTCGGTGAGGAGTTCATCCTCGACCTGCGCCGCCGCGTGTTCGACCACGTGCAGTCGCTGCCGGTGGCCTTCTTCAACCGCACCCGCACCGGCGCGCTGGTCAGCCGGCTCAACAACGATGTGATCGGGGCCCAGCGCGCCTTCACCTCCGCGCTGGCGGGGATCGTCACGAACGTCATCGTCGTGGCCCTCACCGTTGCGGTGATGGCGAGGCTGTCGTGGCCGATCACGCTCCTGGCGGTCGTGCTGCTGCCGCTGTTCGTCGTCCCGGCCCGGCGCGTCGGCGCGAAGGTCGGCGCGCTCGACCGCGAGGCCGCCGAGCACAACGCGGCGATGACGTCGCAGATGTCGGAGCGCTTCTCCGCACCCGGCGCCACGCTGGTCAAGCTGTTCGGCCGACCCGCCGAGGAGTCCGAGGCCTTCGGCGCCCGGGCCGGGCGGGTGCGCGACATCGGCGTCCGCACGGCGGTCGTCTCGGCGGTGTTCATGCGCAGCCTGTCGCTCGTGTCGGGCCTGGCGCTCGCGCTGATCTACGGCCTGGGCGGCGTGCTCGCCGTCCGGGGCCAGCTCGACGCCGGCACGATCGTGACGCTGGCGCTGCTGGTCAACCGCCTGTACGCCCCGTTGACGGCGCTGGCCACCGCCCGGCTCGACGTCGTGACCGCGATGGTGAGCTTCGAGCGGGTGTTCGAGGTGCTCGACATCGAGCCCCTCATCCGCGAGCCCGAGCGGCCCCGGCCGCTGCCGCCCGGACCGGTGTCGGTCGAGCTGGACCACGTCCGCTTCGCGTACCCGGCCGCCGACCGCATCTCGCTGGCCTCGCTCGAGGAGGTGTCCGTGCTCGACGACCGCCTCGGCCGCGAGGTCCTCCACGACGTCTCGCTGCACGCCGGACCGGGCCGGACGGTGGCGCTCGTGGGCCCGTCGGGCGCGGGCAAGTCGACGATCGCGTCGCTCGTGCCCCGCCTGTACGACGTGGACGCGGGCGCCGTGCGCATCGGCGGGGTCGACGTCCGTGACCTCAGCTTCGCCGACCTGCAGCGCGCCGTCGGCGTCGTCACCCAGGACGGCCACCTGTTCCACGACACCGTGCGGGCGAACCTGCTCTACGCCGCGCCCGCCGCCGACACCGACGAGCTCTGGCACGCGCTGTCGGCGGCCCGCCTCGACGAGGTGATCCGCTCCCTGCCCGACGGGCTCGACACGGTCCTGGGCGAGCGGGGCTACCGCCTGTCCGGCGGCGAGCGCCAGCGGTTGACGATCGCCCGGCTGCTGCTGGCCGGGCCGCGCGTCGTCGTGCTCGACGAGGCCACCGCCCACCTCGACGCCGAGTCGGAGCACGCGGTGCAGGAGGCGCTGGCCGTGGCCCTCGCCGGGCGGACGGCGATCGTGATCGCGCACCGGCTGTCGACCATCCGCTCAGCCGACGAGATCTGCGTCGTCGAGGGCGGACGCGTCGTCGAGCAGGGGACCCACGCCGAGCTCCTGGCCCGGGACGGTCGCTACGCCGACCTGTACCGCACGCAGTACGCCGACCAGGACGTCGTGCCCTGA
- a CDS encoding SDR family oxidoreductase, with protein MTGRDEVDATGSHLGGRVVVVTGAGGGFGRLIAEMAAARGARAVVGDIDGAAASSVAGGIVEAGGEAIGVTVDVCDRGQVDALVAAAVDAFGAVDVMVNNAGIMPLAFFADHADAAEAWDRCIDVNLKGTLHGICAAYDRMAAQGRGHVVNISSIYAGAGTPGSGVYSATKAAVAVLSDSLRKESQGLIKVTVVRPTGVLGTGLGAGVVNPAAIAGITGAKAEPYMDKVMAALSGTLGGAATDEDDPGFWAIEPATIAAEVVHAIDQPWGITISDVTVRATGEDYTI; from the coding sequence GTGACGGGGAGGGACGAGGTGGACGCGACGGGATCGCACCTCGGCGGCCGGGTGGTGGTGGTCACCGGCGCCGGTGGGGGCTTCGGCCGGCTGATCGCCGAGATGGCGGCGGCGCGCGGCGCCCGGGCGGTGGTCGGCGACATCGACGGCGCCGCCGCGTCCTCGGTCGCCGGGGGGATCGTCGAGGCCGGCGGCGAGGCGATCGGGGTGACCGTCGACGTGTGCGACCGGGGACAGGTCGACGCCCTCGTGGCGGCGGCGGTCGATGCGTTCGGCGCCGTCGACGTGATGGTCAACAACGCGGGGATCATGCCGCTCGCCTTCTTCGCCGACCACGCCGACGCGGCCGAGGCGTGGGACCGCTGCATCGACGTGAACCTCAAGGGCACCCTGCACGGCATCTGCGCGGCCTACGACCGGATGGCGGCCCAGGGGCGGGGCCACGTCGTCAACATCTCGTCGATCTACGCCGGCGCCGGCACGCCCGGGTCGGGCGTGTACAGCGCCACCAAGGCGGCGGTGGCCGTGCTGTCGGACTCGCTCCGCAAGGAGTCCCAGGGCCTGATCAAGGTCACCGTCGTGCGGCCGACCGGTGTGCTGGGCACCGGCCTCGGTGCCGGGGTCGTCAACCCGGCGGCGATCGCGGGGATCACGGGGGCCAAGGCCGAGCCGTACATGGACAAGGTCATGGCGGCGCTGTCGGGCACGCTCGGGGGCGCGGCGACCGACGAGGACGATCCCGGGTTCTGGGCGATCGAGCCGGCGACGATCGCCGCCGAGGTCGTCCACGCGATCGACCAGCCGTGGGGCATCACGATCTCCGACGTCACCGTCCGGGCGACCGGCGAGGACTACACCATCTGA
- a CDS encoding flavin-containing monooxygenase: MTDPDQNAPDPSDAGLAAARERYQAERAKRLRADGMAQYTDIEGDFAGYDRDPFADPGFHRDPIRDDVEVLIVGGGFAGMLTAIDLKARGVTDIRIVDKAGDFGGTWYWNRYPGCMCDVESYTYLPLLEETGYMPTEKYASAVEIFSYCQLLGRHYDLYPHALFQTEIDEAVWDEARLRWDVTTSRGDVLSARFLVTAGGILHKAKLPGIAGIAAFRGDAFHTSRWDYSVTGGAPGVPMDGLADKRVAIIGTGATAVQAVPRLAEAAKELYVFQRTPSPVGQRDNGPTDEEWFRSLPEGWHAERVRNFTEAVTGKKPERDLVGDGWTRVMWDDTQTAVDDPELAARLERSDFETMEALRARVDEIVEDPETAERLKPWYGKHCKRVCFHDEYLPAFNRPNVHLVDTDGRGVQEITEHGIVAGGVEHPVDVIVFASGFEVTTDLEHRLGFDPRGRGGVAMSERWHDGAHTLHGILSADFPNLLMISLVQAGFGTNFLHFLSKSAEHVAWLIATCEERGIATIEATPEAEEEWLQLLLGVAMGIAGYSTSCTPGYYNSEQGRDAKAARNLVYTGSLLEYAGYLERWRDAGALDGARVVTVDEHA; the protein is encoded by the coding sequence ATGACCGATCCCGACCAGAACGCGCCCGACCCGTCCGACGCCGGGCTGGCCGCGGCGCGCGAGCGATACCAGGCGGAGCGGGCGAAGCGCCTGCGCGCCGACGGGATGGCGCAGTACACCGACATCGAGGGCGACTTCGCCGGCTACGACCGCGACCCCTTCGCGGACCCCGGCTTCCACCGCGACCCGATCCGCGACGACGTCGAGGTCCTGATCGTCGGCGGCGGCTTCGCCGGCATGCTGACGGCGATCGACCTGAAGGCCCGGGGCGTCACCGACATCCGCATCGTCGACAAGGCCGGCGACTTCGGCGGCACGTGGTACTGGAACCGCTACCCCGGCTGCATGTGCGACGTCGAGTCCTACACCTACCTCCCGCTGCTCGAGGAGACGGGCTACATGCCCACCGAGAAGTACGCGAGCGCGGTCGAGATCTTCTCGTACTGCCAGCTACTCGGCCGGCACTACGACCTGTACCCGCACGCCCTCTTCCAGACCGAGATCGACGAGGCCGTGTGGGACGAGGCGCGGCTCCGCTGGGACGTGACGACCAGCCGTGGCGACGTGCTGTCGGCCCGGTTCCTCGTGACCGCCGGCGGGATCCTCCACAAGGCCAAGCTGCCCGGCATCGCCGGCATCGCCGCCTTCCGGGGCGACGCCTTCCACACGAGCCGCTGGGACTACTCGGTCACCGGCGGTGCCCCGGGCGTGCCGATGGACGGCCTCGCCGACAAGCGCGTCGCGATCATCGGCACCGGCGCCACCGCGGTGCAGGCGGTCCCCCGCCTGGCCGAAGCGGCGAAGGAGCTCTACGTGTTCCAGCGCACGCCGTCACCGGTCGGCCAGCGTGACAACGGCCCGACCGACGAGGAGTGGTTCCGCAGCCTCCCCGAGGGGTGGCACGCCGAGCGGGTCCGCAACTTCACCGAGGCGGTCACCGGCAAGAAGCCCGAGCGGGACCTGGTCGGCGACGGCTGGACCCGGGTCATGTGGGACGACACGCAGACCGCGGTCGACGACCCGGAGCTGGCCGCCCGCCTCGAGCGCTCCGACTTCGAGACGATGGAGGCGCTGCGGGCGAGGGTCGACGAGATCGTCGAGGACCCCGAGACCGCCGAGCGGCTGAAGCCCTGGTACGGCAAGCACTGCAAGCGGGTGTGCTTCCACGACGAGTACCTGCCGGCGTTCAACCGCCCGAACGTGCACCTCGTCGACACCGACGGCCGGGGCGTGCAGGAGATCACCGAGCACGGCATCGTCGCCGGCGGCGTCGAGCACCCGGTCGACGTGATCGTGTTCGCCTCGGGGTTCGAGGTCACGACGGACCTCGAGCACCGGCTCGGGTTCGACCCCCGCGGTCGGGGCGGCGTGGCGATGAGCGAGCGGTGGCACGACGGCGCCCACACCCTCCACGGCATCCTCTCCGCCGACTTCCCGAACCTCCTGATGATCAGCCTCGTGCAGGCGGGCTTCGGGACGAACTTCCTCCACTTCCTGTCGAAGTCAGCGGAGCACGTCGCGTGGCTGATCGCGACGTGCGAGGAGCGCGGCATCGCCACGATCGAGGCCACGCCCGAGGCCGAGGAGGAGTGGTTGCAGCTGCTGCTCGGCGTGGCGATGGGCATCGCCGGCTACTCCACGAGCTGCACGCCCGGCTACTACAACTCAGAGCAGGGCCGCGACGCCAAGGCCGCCCGCAACCTCGTCTACACCGGCAGCCTGCTCGAGTACGCCGGGTACCTCGAGCGCTGGCGCGACGCCGGGGCGCTCGACGGCGCCCGGGTCGTCACCGTCGACGAGCACGCCTGA
- a CDS encoding class I SAM-dependent methyltransferase, producing MAADGADLDGEARFVDAMVQRGAHLLDAGCGPGRTGGRLAAIGHRVVGVDLDPALIAAAEHDHPGPTWLVGDLAELDLDAVTGGEGFDAVVAAGNVMAFLDPATRRPVLERLGAHLAPEGRLVVGFGAGRDYPFDDYFDDVAAVGLREDLRLATWDLRPFTDAAGFLVSVLSR from the coding sequence ATGGCGGCCGACGGCGCCGACCTGGACGGCGAGGCGAGATTCGTCGACGCGATGGTCCAGCGGGGCGCGCACCTCCTCGACGCCGGATGCGGTCCCGGCCGCACCGGGGGACGCCTGGCGGCGATCGGCCACCGGGTGGTCGGCGTCGACCTCGACCCGGCGCTCATCGCCGCGGCGGAGCACGACCACCCCGGTCCCACCTGGCTCGTCGGCGACCTGGCCGAGCTCGACCTGGACGCCGTCACCGGTGGCGAGGGCTTCGACGCCGTCGTCGCGGCGGGCAACGTCATGGCGTTCCTCGACCCGGCCACCCGCCGGCCGGTGCTCGAGCGGCTCGGTGCCCACCTCGCGCCGGAGGGCCGGCTGGTCGTCGGCTTCGGCGCGGGCCGCGACTACCCCTTCGACGACTACTTCGACGACGTGGCGGCCGTGGGCCTCCGCGAGGACCTGCGACTGGCCACCTGGGACCTCCGGCCGTTCACCGACGCGGCCGGGTTCCTCGTGTCGGTGCTCTCCCGCTGA
- the soxR gene encoding redox-sensitive transcriptional activator SoxR: MDHHLSIGAVAERTGVATSALRYYESEGLITSTRTDGGQRRYSRDVIRRVSFIRIAQEVGLRLDEIKEALDALPDGRAPTERDWHQLSTSWRPRLDEQIAVLERLRDRLDACIGCGCLSLKVCRIVNPDDVAGDRGPGPRYVLGPDAG, translated from the coding sequence GTGGATCACCACCTGTCGATCGGGGCCGTCGCAGAGCGGACCGGCGTGGCCACTTCGGCGCTCCGCTACTACGAGTCCGAGGGCCTGATCACCTCGACGCGCACCGACGGCGGGCAGCGCCGCTACTCCCGCGACGTGATCCGCCGGGTGTCGTTCATCCGCATCGCCCAGGAGGTCGGCCTTCGCCTGGACGAGATCAAGGAGGCGCTCGACGCGCTCCCCGACGGCCGGGCGCCCACCGAGCGCGACTGGCACCAGCTCTCGACGTCGTGGCGGCCGCGGCTCGACGAGCAGATCGCCGTGCTCGAGCGCCTGCGCGACCGGCTCGACGCCTGCATCGGCTGCGGGTGCCTGTCGCTCAAAGTCTGCCGAATCGTGAACCCCGACGACGTGGCCGGCGATCGCGGCCCCGGACCTCGCTACGTGCTCGGGCCCGACGCGGGCTGA
- a CDS encoding winged helix-turn-helix transcriptional regulator, whose protein sequence is MTRTSTADWPCTIARTVDLIGEGWTLLVMRQACLGTRRFEDFQRELGIGRNILTLRLNRLVDEGLLRREEYQQRPVRHEYRLTDKGRDVYPVLAAMAAFGEKWLVGDEGTPLLLHHTTCDHDMHGVVACSECGEALDVRRVRARPGPGYPTTR, encoded by the coding sequence ATGACCCGCACGAGCACCGCGGACTGGCCCTGCACGATCGCACGGACCGTCGACCTGATCGGCGAGGGCTGGACGCTGCTCGTCATGCGCCAGGCCTGCCTCGGCACGCGGCGCTTCGAGGACTTCCAGCGCGAGCTCGGCATCGGCCGCAACATCCTCACGCTGCGGTTGAACCGGCTCGTCGACGAGGGCCTGCTGCGGCGTGAGGAGTACCAGCAGCGACCGGTGCGCCACGAGTACCGGCTCACCGACAAGGGTCGCGACGTCTACCCCGTCCTCGCGGCCATGGCCGCCTTCGGCGAGAAGTGGCTGGTCGGCGACGAGGGGACGCCGTTGCTCCTGCACCACACGACCTGCGACCACGACATGCACGGCGTCGTGGCCTGCAGCGAGTGCGGCGAGGCGCTCGACGTCCGGCGGGTCCGGGCGCGCCCCGGACCGGGCTACCCGACCACCCGCTGA
- a CDS encoding DNA alkylation repair protein has protein sequence MGRERAADVVGDLEAHQDAAELPKVRSRLAPDEPAIGMRMRDLFAVATTHRDLPLAEVHVLLDHPAYEPRMAAWCILDLQARRGSDHEGRARRFEVYDGRHDRITTWDMVDRTAPRVVGGHLAGGPYHRLHEWAGSPVALERRTAITAPLCFVQAGSDADVDEGLALAATLARDPDPLVHLAVGTFLKHAGTRDPAAVASFLDHHAASMARPAVRSAASKLDPAVRARFVGR, from the coding sequence GTGGGACGCGAGCGCGCCGCGGACGTCGTGGGCGACCTCGAGGCGCACCAGGACGCCGCCGAGCTGCCGAAGGTGCGGTCACGGTTGGCGCCCGACGAGCCGGCCATCGGGATGCGCATGCGCGACCTGTTCGCCGTCGCCACGACCCACCGCGACCTCCCGCTCGCCGAGGTGCACGTGCTGCTCGACCACCCCGCGTACGAGCCCCGCATGGCGGCCTGGTGCATCCTCGACCTGCAGGCCCGTCGCGGATCCGACCACGAGGGCCGGGCCCGACGGTTCGAGGTCTACGACGGCCGCCACGACCGGATCACCACGTGGGACATGGTGGATCGCACCGCCCCGCGGGTCGTCGGAGGTCACCTCGCCGGCGGCCCCTACCACCGCCTCCACGAGTGGGCCGGATCGCCCGTGGCCCTCGAGCGCCGCACCGCCATCACCGCACCGCTGTGCTTCGTCCAGGCGGGCTCCGACGCCGACGTCGACGAGGGCCTCGCGCTGGCCGCCACGCTGGCCCGGGACCCGGACCCTCTCGTGCACCTCGCGGTCGGGACGTTCCTGAAGCACGCCGGCACCCGGGACCCCGCTGCGGTCGCGTCGTTCCTGGACCACCACGCCGCCTCGATGGCCCGGCCGGCCGTGCGATCCGCCGCCTCGAAGCTGGACCCGGCCGTCCGGGCGAGGTTCGTCGGGCGATGA
- a CDS encoding molybdopterin-dependent oxidoreductase: MTDTTVDPTVDTASGAAEGPTRSGGEWHPTACILCECNCGIEVRLGPDGRTFERIRGDKAHPASQGYTCEKALRLDHYQNGPHRLDSPMRRRPDGTYEAIDWDTAIAEVAAGFARVRDRWGGASIFYYGGGGQGNHLSGGYSTATRAALGSRFRSNALAQEKTGEFWVNTQMLGAYTRGDVEHAEVSVWVGKNPWQSHSIPHARTTLKEIARDPQRSMVVIDPRRTETAELADFHLAVRPGTDAWCLAALAAVLVQEDLVDRRWFAEHGAGLDRLEPVLAAVDVDRYAGICDVDVALLRATARRIAGASSVAVYEDLGVQMGLNSTLCSYLDKLLWALTGNFAVPGGQYVPTSIVDLAGGSTSGATLDDSRRSPVVGAPIIGGLVPCNVIAEEILTDHPDRYRAMLVESANPLHSLADSPRMREALDELELVVVIDVAMTETAQRADYVLPASSQYEKAEATFFNFEFPDNHFHLRRPFVAPLPGTLPEPEIHARIVEALGVLDDVDLSPLAAAAEEGREAFGAALTAFMGEHPDLARSLPVILYRTLGPTLPEGTRSAALLWGAVGIAALQLRPSMERAGFEGEDMALGDAVFQAILDSPSGVVFSSDDPEDSWARVATADGRIHVDNELMIEALAGLATADVPGSDPDLPLVLSAGERRSFTANTIFRGPAWRKRDAAGALRVSEADAAALGLADGDPALLSTERGTARVVVEVSPAMRAGHISLPNGLGVTERPGEQPVGVAPNELTSGAHRDPYAGTPHHKHVPARLEPLREPG, encoded by the coding sequence GTGACGGACACGACGGTCGACCCGACGGTCGACACGGCGAGCGGGGCGGCCGAGGGCCCGACGAGGTCGGGCGGCGAGTGGCACCCGACCGCCTGCATCCTCTGCGAGTGCAACTGCGGGATCGAGGTCCGCCTCGGCCCCGACGGCCGCACGTTCGAGCGCATCCGAGGCGACAAGGCGCACCCGGCGTCGCAGGGCTACACGTGCGAGAAGGCGCTGCGCCTCGACCACTACCAGAACGGTCCTCACCGGCTGGACTCGCCGATGCGGCGTCGGCCCGACGGCACGTACGAGGCGATCGACTGGGACACGGCGATCGCCGAGGTCGCCGCCGGCTTCGCCCGGGTCCGCGACCGCTGGGGCGGGGCGTCGATCTTCTACTACGGCGGCGGCGGGCAGGGGAACCACCTCAGCGGCGGCTACTCGACCGCGACGCGGGCGGCGCTCGGGAGCCGCTTCCGGTCCAACGCGCTGGCCCAGGAGAAGACCGGCGAGTTCTGGGTCAACACCCAGATGCTCGGCGCCTACACGCGCGGCGACGTCGAGCACGCCGAGGTGTCGGTGTGGGTCGGCAAGAACCCGTGGCAGTCCCACAGCATCCCGCACGCCCGCACGACGCTGAAGGAGATCGCCCGCGACCCGCAGCGCTCGATGGTGGTCATCGATCCGCGACGGACCGAGACCGCCGAGCTGGCCGACTTCCACCTCGCCGTGCGCCCCGGGACCGACGCGTGGTGCCTCGCGGCGCTGGCCGCCGTGCTGGTGCAGGAGGACCTCGTCGACCGCCGGTGGTTCGCCGAGCACGGCGCGGGGCTCGACCGGCTCGAACCGGTGCTGGCCGCCGTCGACGTCGACCGCTACGCAGGGATCTGCGACGTCGACGTGGCGCTCCTCCGGGCCACCGCCCGCCGGATCGCCGGCGCCTCGAGCGTGGCGGTGTACGAGGACCTCGGTGTGCAGATGGGCCTGAACTCCACGCTCTGCAGCTACCTCGACAAGCTGCTCTGGGCGTTGACCGGCAACTTCGCCGTGCCCGGCGGCCAGTACGTGCCGACCTCGATCGTGGACCTGGCCGGCGGCAGCACGAGCGGGGCCACGCTCGACGACAGCCGACGCTCGCCGGTGGTCGGCGCGCCGATCATCGGCGGGCTGGTCCCGTGCAACGTGATCGCCGAGGAGATCCTCACCGACCACCCCGACCGCTACCGGGCGATGCTCGTCGAGTCGGCCAACCCGCTGCACTCGCTGGCCGACAGCCCCCGGATGCGCGAGGCGCTCGACGAGCTCGAGCTGGTCGTCGTGATCGACGTCGCCATGACCGAGACCGCGCAACGGGCGGACTACGTGCTGCCGGCCTCGTCGCAGTACGAGAAGGCCGAGGCGACGTTCTTCAACTTCGAGTTCCCCGACAACCACTTCCACCTGCGCCGGCCGTTCGTCGCGCCGCTGCCGGGCACGCTGCCCGAGCCCGAGATCCACGCCCGGATCGTCGAGGCGCTCGGCGTCCTCGACGACGTGGACCTGTCGCCGCTGGCTGCGGCGGCGGAGGAGGGGCGGGAGGCCTTCGGCGCGGCCCTCACCGCCTTCATGGGCGAGCACCCGGACCTGGCGCGATCCCTGCCCGTGATCCTCTACCGCACCCTCGGCCCCACCCTGCCCGAGGGCACGAGGTCGGCCGCGCTGCTGTGGGGCGCCGTCGGCATCGCCGCGCTCCAGCTGCGGCCGAGCATGGAGCGGGCCGGCTTCGAGGGTGAGGACATGGCGCTCGGCGACGCCGTGTTCCAGGCGATCCTCGACAGCCCCAGCGGCGTCGTGTTCAGCTCCGACGATCCCGAGGACAGCTGGGCGCGCGTGGCGACGGCCGACGGGCGCATCCACGTCGACAACGAGCTCATGATCGAGGCGCTGGCGGGGCTCGCCACCGCCGACGTGCCGGGCAGCGACCCCGACCTCCCGCTCGTGCTGTCGGCGGGGGAGCGGCGCTCCTTCACCGCCAACACGATCTTCCGCGGACCGGCGTGGCGCAAGCGCGACGCCGCCGGCGCCCTCCGGGTCTCCGAGGCCGACGCGGCCGCGCTCGGGCTGGCCGACGGGGACCCCGCACTGCTGAGCACCGAGCGCGGGACCGCCCGGGTCGTGGTCGAGGTGTCGCCGGCCATGCGGGCCGGGCACATCTCGCTGCCGAACGGGCTCGGCGTGACGGAGCGGCCCGGCGAGCAGCCGGTCGGCGTGGCGCCGAACGAGCTGACCTCGGGCGCCCACCGCGACCCGTACGCCGGGACGCCGCACCACAAGCACGTCCCGGCGCGCCTCGAGCCGCTCCGCGAGCCGGGCTGA